In Rhineura floridana isolate rRhiFlo1 chromosome 22, rRhiFlo1.hap2, whole genome shotgun sequence, a single genomic region encodes these proteins:
- the ARNT gene encoding aryl hydrocarbon receptor nuclear translocator isoform X10: MATAAAGQEMASDVPSLGCASGTPGPSTHSGGGIVQRTNKRKTGLDFDDDGEGNSKFLRCDDDQLPNDKERFARENHSEIERRRRNKMTAYITELSDMVPTCSALARKPDKLTILRMAVSHMKSLRGTGNTSTDGTYKPSFLTDQELKHLILEAADGFLFIVSCETGRVVYVSDSVTPVLNQPQSQWFGSTLYDQVHPDDMDKLREQLSTAENALTGRILDLKTGTVKKEGQQSMRMCMGSRRSFICRMRCGNTTVDPVSMNRLSFMRSRSRNGLGAMKDGEPCFVVVHCTGYIKAWPPAGVSLPDDDPDAGQGSKFCLVAIGRLQVTSSPSCVDMNTVCQPTEFISRHNTDGLFTFVDHRCVATVGYQPQELLGKDIVEFCHPEDQQLLRDSFQQVVKLKGQVLSVMFRFRSKNREWLWMRTSSFTFQNPYSDEIEYIICTNTHVKNASQDSRPALSNPMQRPQLGPNAGLPLEMSPGQLPTRQPPTQPTEVDVVPGRESLASYDHAQAAVQPVTTAGSDHCKPVEKTENLFGQDRDPRFSEIYSGISPDQTKAVPATAVPASQSLFSQGNGFVAPRPTENFRSSTMGPPVNVIQQQLPPAPHSTSAGQMLAQISRHSNPDQVSGTTWASGTTRPPFTAQQAASQAVKPRPPSFAMGAFQGTPSSFSAMATPGSTALPGRAAYPSLTSRNASFAGESGQTAAAFQARTAEGVGVWSQWQGQHHGQSSGEAHTQQQQPNQPEVFPDMLSMLGEQGASYNNEEFPELNMFPPFSE, encoded by the exons GGAGAACCACAGCGAGATTGAGCGCCGGCGGAGGAACAAGATGACGGCCTACATCACAGAGCTTTCGGACATGGTGCCCACCTGCAGCGCCTTGGCCCGCAAGCCGGACAAGCTCACCATCCTGCGCATGGCCGTCTCGCACATGAAGTCCCTCCGGGGCACTGGGAACACCTCCACCGACGGCACCTACAAGCCTTCCTTCCTCACCGACCAG GAGCTCAAGCACTTGATCCTGGAGGCGGCCGACGGTTTTCTCTTCATCGTGTCCTGCGAGACCGGCCGGGTGGTCTACGTCTCCGACTCGGTGACGCCCGTCCTGAACCAGCCCCAGTCCCAGTGGTTCGGCAGCACACTCTACGACCAGGTGCACCCCGACGACATGGACAAGCTGCGGGAACAGCTGTCCACGGCAGAGAACGCCCTCACGG GCCGCATCCTTGATCTGAAGACTGGAACCGTCAAGAAGGAAGGTCAGCAATCCATGCGGATGTGCATGGGCTCCCGGAGGTCCTTCATCTGCCGAATGAG ATGCGGCAACACCACGGTGGATCCCGTCTCCATGAACCGCCTCAGCTTTATGAGAAGCAGATCCCG GAACGGGTTGGGTGCCATGAAGGACGGCGAGCCTTGTTTTGTTGTGGTCCACTGTACAGGCTACATAAAAGCCTGGCCGCCAGCAG GGGTTTCGCTGCCAGATGACGACCCGGATGCTGGTCAGGGGAGCAAGTTTTGCCTGGTGGCGATCGGCAGGCTGCAG GTCACAAGTTCACCCAGCTGCGTGGATATGAACACCGTGTGCCAGCCGACCGAGTTCATCTCCCGCCACAACACTGATGGGCTCTTCACCTTCGTCGACCACCGCTGCGTGGCCACAGTCGGCTACCAGCCACAG GAACTCCTGGGGAAGGACATAGTGGAATTCTGCCACCCAGAAGACCAGCAGCTTTTGAGGGACAGCTTCCAGCAG GTGGTGAAGTTAAAAGGCCAAGTTCTGTCTGTCATGTTCCGTTTCCGGTCCAAGAACCGAGAATGGCTCTGGATGAGAACTAGCTCCTTCACCTTCCAGAACCCCTACTCGGATGAGATAGAGTACATCATCTGTACCAACACCCACGTGAA gaatgccagcCAGGACTCACGGCCTGCATTGTCCAACCCGATGCAGAGGCCCCAGCTGGGCCCAAATGCCGGCCTGCCTTTGGAGATGAGTCCAGGACAGCTGCCGACCAG GCAGCCGCCAACACAGCCGACGGAAGTTgatgtggtccctggaagggaGAGTTTGGCCAGTTACGACCACGCGCAG GCTGCTGTCCAACCGGTGACCACCGCTGGCTCGGACCACTGCAAACCTGTTGAGAAAACAGAGAACCTGTTTGGTCAGGATCGGGACCCTCGTTTCAGCGAAATCTACAGTGGGATCAGCCCAG ACCAGACAAAGGCTGTGCCCGCCACCGCCGTGCCCGCCAGCCAGTCTCTCTTCTCCCAGGGAAACGGTTTTGTCGCTCCACGTCCCACCGAGAACTTCAG GAGCAGCACAATGGGTCCACCCGTGAACGTCATTCAGCAGCAGTTGCCCCCAGCGCCGCACTCTACATCAGCAGGCCAGATGCTGGCCCAGATCTCTCGCCACTCCAATCCCGATCAGGTCTCTGGGACCACCTGGGCTTCCGGGACGACACGGCCGCCTTTCACAGCCCAA CAAGCGGCTTCCCAGGCTGTTAAGCCTCGACCTCCTTCCTTTGCCATGGGCGCTTTCCAGGGCACGCCGTCCTCCTTCAGCGCCATGGCAACTCCCGGCTCCACGGCTTTGCCAGGCAGGGCCGCCTACCCGAGCCTCACCAGCCGGAACGCCAGCTTTG CCGGAGAGAGTGGGCAGACCGCAGCTGCGTTCCAAGCCCGGACAGCAGAGGGGGTTGGCGTTTGGTCACAGTGGCAGGGTCAGCACCACGGACAGAGCTCAGGTGAAGCACacacccagcagcagcagccaaaccAGCCAGAAGTCTTCCCG GACATGTTATCCATGCTGGGAGAACAGGGAGCCAGCTACAACAATGAAGAATTTCCCGAGTTGAATATGTTCCCTCCCTTTTCGGAATAA
- the ARNT gene encoding aryl hydrocarbon receptor nuclear translocator isoform X9 — protein MATAAAGQEMASDVPSLGCASGTPGPSTHSGGGIVQRTNKRKTGLDFDDDGEGNSKFLRCDDDQLPNDKERFARENHSEIERRRRNKMTAYITELSDMVPTCSALARKPDKLTILRMAVSHMKSLRGTGNTSTDGTYKPSFLTDQELKHLILEAADGFLFIVSCETGRVVYVSDSVTPVLNQPQSQWFGSTLYDQVHPDDMDKLREQLSTAENALTGRILDLKTGTVKKEGQQSMRMCMGSRRSFICRMRCGNTTVDPVSMNRLSFMRSRSRNGLGAMKDGEPCFVVVHCTGYIKAWPPAGVSLPDDDPDAGQGSKFCLVAIGRLQVTSSPSCVDMNTVCQPTEFISRHNTDGLFTFVDHRCVATVGYQPQELLGKDIVEFCHPEDQQLLRDSFQQVVKLKGQVLSVMFRFRSKNREWLWMRTSSFTFQNPYSDEIEYIICTNTHVKNASQDSRPALSNPMQRPQLGPNAGLPLEMSPGQLPTRQPPTQPTEVDVVPGRESLASYDHAQAAVQPVTTAGSDHCKPVEKTENLFGQDRDPRFSEIYSGISPDQTKAVPATAVPASQSLFSQGNGFVAPRPTENFRSSTMGPPVNVIQQQLPPAPHSTSAGQMLAQISRHSNPDQVSGTTWASGTTRPPFTAQQAASQAVKPRPPSFAMGAFQGTPSSFSAMATPGSTALPGRAAYPSLTSRNASFAAGESGQTAAAFQARTAEGVGVWSQWQGQHHGQSSGEAHTQQQQPNQPEVFPDMLSMLGEQGASYNNEEFPELNMFPPFSE, from the exons GGAGAACCACAGCGAGATTGAGCGCCGGCGGAGGAACAAGATGACGGCCTACATCACAGAGCTTTCGGACATGGTGCCCACCTGCAGCGCCTTGGCCCGCAAGCCGGACAAGCTCACCATCCTGCGCATGGCCGTCTCGCACATGAAGTCCCTCCGGGGCACTGGGAACACCTCCACCGACGGCACCTACAAGCCTTCCTTCCTCACCGACCAG GAGCTCAAGCACTTGATCCTGGAGGCGGCCGACGGTTTTCTCTTCATCGTGTCCTGCGAGACCGGCCGGGTGGTCTACGTCTCCGACTCGGTGACGCCCGTCCTGAACCAGCCCCAGTCCCAGTGGTTCGGCAGCACACTCTACGACCAGGTGCACCCCGACGACATGGACAAGCTGCGGGAACAGCTGTCCACGGCAGAGAACGCCCTCACGG GCCGCATCCTTGATCTGAAGACTGGAACCGTCAAGAAGGAAGGTCAGCAATCCATGCGGATGTGCATGGGCTCCCGGAGGTCCTTCATCTGCCGAATGAG ATGCGGCAACACCACGGTGGATCCCGTCTCCATGAACCGCCTCAGCTTTATGAGAAGCAGATCCCG GAACGGGTTGGGTGCCATGAAGGACGGCGAGCCTTGTTTTGTTGTGGTCCACTGTACAGGCTACATAAAAGCCTGGCCGCCAGCAG GGGTTTCGCTGCCAGATGACGACCCGGATGCTGGTCAGGGGAGCAAGTTTTGCCTGGTGGCGATCGGCAGGCTGCAG GTCACAAGTTCACCCAGCTGCGTGGATATGAACACCGTGTGCCAGCCGACCGAGTTCATCTCCCGCCACAACACTGATGGGCTCTTCACCTTCGTCGACCACCGCTGCGTGGCCACAGTCGGCTACCAGCCACAG GAACTCCTGGGGAAGGACATAGTGGAATTCTGCCACCCAGAAGACCAGCAGCTTTTGAGGGACAGCTTCCAGCAG GTGGTGAAGTTAAAAGGCCAAGTTCTGTCTGTCATGTTCCGTTTCCGGTCCAAGAACCGAGAATGGCTCTGGATGAGAACTAGCTCCTTCACCTTCCAGAACCCCTACTCGGATGAGATAGAGTACATCATCTGTACCAACACCCACGTGAA gaatgccagcCAGGACTCACGGCCTGCATTGTCCAACCCGATGCAGAGGCCCCAGCTGGGCCCAAATGCCGGCCTGCCTTTGGAGATGAGTCCAGGACAGCTGCCGACCAG GCAGCCGCCAACACAGCCGACGGAAGTTgatgtggtccctggaagggaGAGTTTGGCCAGTTACGACCACGCGCAG GCTGCTGTCCAACCGGTGACCACCGCTGGCTCGGACCACTGCAAACCTGTTGAGAAAACAGAGAACCTGTTTGGTCAGGATCGGGACCCTCGTTTCAGCGAAATCTACAGTGGGATCAGCCCAG ACCAGACAAAGGCTGTGCCCGCCACCGCCGTGCCCGCCAGCCAGTCTCTCTTCTCCCAGGGAAACGGTTTTGTCGCTCCACGTCCCACCGAGAACTTCAG GAGCAGCACAATGGGTCCACCCGTGAACGTCATTCAGCAGCAGTTGCCCCCAGCGCCGCACTCTACATCAGCAGGCCAGATGCTGGCCCAGATCTCTCGCCACTCCAATCCCGATCAGGTCTCTGGGACCACCTGGGCTTCCGGGACGACACGGCCGCCTTTCACAGCCCAA CAAGCGGCTTCCCAGGCTGTTAAGCCTCGACCTCCTTCCTTTGCCATGGGCGCTTTCCAGGGCACGCCGTCCTCCTTCAGCGCCATGGCAACTCCCGGCTCCACGGCTTTGCCAGGCAGGGCCGCCTACCCGAGCCTCACCAGCCGGAACGCCAGCTTTG CAGCCGGAGAGAGTGGGCAGACCGCAGCTGCGTTCCAAGCCCGGACAGCAGAGGGGGTTGGCGTTTGGTCACAGTGGCAGGGTCAGCACCACGGACAGAGCTCAGGTGAAGCACacacccagcagcagcagccaaaccAGCCAGAAGTCTTCCCG GACATGTTATCCATGCTGGGAGAACAGGGAGCCAGCTACAACAATGAAGAATTTCCCGAGTTGAATATGTTCCCTCCCTTTTCGGAATAA